From a single Macrobrachium rosenbergii isolate ZJJX-2024 chromosome 7, ASM4041242v1, whole genome shotgun sequence genomic region:
- the LOC136840002 gene encoding WAG22 antigen-like isoform X1 produces the protein MNEMVTLHFASVRGRPFCRLKMAQLSTGCILQLFLLGMASAITQVSPPTASTSSPWMDTSLCPLTDSLMVCQLKKGMCSPINTIFSPPGGPVKAITICANATGAVLGPQFFMSVGLSFLAGAPESLADKASSDPATATAIRRCALNTTGLLNPDLLTLNRTAVSNSLSDAFITPDLGAAVAAAVASCPEPVDYKLTDFLHCLKVACMNNVAVTPFMNEATSLLTGAAAPATSAAAIVAAKTPPAPKSPPTGMTSGGVGAFPYAGAAGGASGAGAFPYAGAFGGASGAGAFPFAGAAGGASGAGAFPFAGAAGGASGAGAFPYAGASSGGASGAGSFPFAGASGGGASGAGAFPYAGAASGTSGAGAFPYAGGAAGTGGAGAFTASSGGASVSKTT, from the exons ATGAATGAAATGGTGACTCTTCATTTTGCATCCGTCCGAGGGAGACCATTTTGTAGATT GAAAATGGCGCAACTGTCGACGGGCTGCATACTGCAGCTCTTCCTACTTGGAATGGCGTCAGCAATAACACAGGTCTCTCCTCCAACTGCGTCGACTTCCTCTCCTTGGATGGATa CATCCCTATGCCCCCTCACCGATTCTCTGATGGTGTGCCAACTGAAGAAGGGCATGTGCTCGCCCATCAACACGATCTTCTCCCCTCCGGGAGGGCCCGTGAAGGCCATCACCATCTGCGCCAACGCCACAGGAGCCGTGTTGGGACCCCAGTTCTTCATGAGTGTTG GTCTGTCTTTCCTAGCTGGGGCGCCCGAAAGTCTTGCTGACAAGGCATCTTCTGACCCGGCCACTGCCACAGCCATACGACGATGCGCCCTCAATACCACAGGCCTT CTGAATCCCGACCTGCTAACACTCAACCGAACGGCTGTGTCTAACTCCTTGAGCGACGCCTTCATCACTCCAGACCTAGGCGCAGCGGTAGCAGCTGCCGTTGCATCCTGTCCTGAACCTGTTGACTACAAGTTAACAGATTTCCTACACTGCCTGAAAGTTGCTTGCATGAACAACGTTGCAGTGACACCCTTCATGAACGAAGCCACCTCGCTTCTCACCGGAGCCGCCGCACCGGCAACATCCGCCGCAGCTATAGTAGCTGCCAAGACACCGCCAGCTCCAAAGAGTCCTCCCACAGGCATGACTTCTGGTGGTGTTGGAGCTTTCCCATACGCTGGAGCCGCCGGTGGTGCCTCTGGAGCCGGGGCCTTCCCTTACGCTGGGGCTTTTGGCGGTGCCTCTGGAGCCGGGGCCTTCCCTTTCGCTGGGGCTGCTGGCGGTGCCTCTGGAGCTGGAGCCTTCCCTTTTGCTGGGGCTGCTGGTGGTGCCTCTGGAGCTGGGGCCTTCCCTTACGCTGGAGCTTCTAGCGGTGGTGCCTCTGGTGCAGGCTCCTTTCCATTTGCTGGAGCTTCTGGTGGCGGTGCCTCTGGTGCAGGGGCTTTCCCTTACGCAGGAGCAGCTAGCGGCACGTCTGGGGCCGGCGCCTTCCCTTACGCTGGTGGTGCAGCCGGCACAGGTGGTGCTGGCGCGTTCACTGCGTCGTCTGGTGGGGCTTCTGTATCCAAAACAACTTAG
- the LOC136840002 gene encoding WAG22 antigen-like isoform X2: MAQLSTGCILQLFLLGMASAITQVSPPTASTSSPWMDTSLCPLTDSLMVCQLKKGMCSPINTIFSPPGGPVKAITICANATGAVLGPQFFMSVGLSFLAGAPESLADKASSDPATATAIRRCALNTTGLLNPDLLTLNRTAVSNSLSDAFITPDLGAAVAAAVASCPEPVDYKLTDFLHCLKVACMNNVAVTPFMNEATSLLTGAAAPATSAAAIVAAKTPPAPKSPPTGMTSGGVGAFPYAGAAGGASGAGAFPYAGAFGGASGAGAFPFAGAAGGASGAGAFPFAGAAGGASGAGAFPYAGASSGGASGAGSFPFAGASGGGASGAGAFPYAGAASGTSGAGAFPYAGGAAGTGGAGAFTASSGGASVSKTT; encoded by the exons ATGGCGCAACTGTCGACGGGCTGCATACTGCAGCTCTTCCTACTTGGAATGGCGTCAGCAATAACACAGGTCTCTCCTCCAACTGCGTCGACTTCCTCTCCTTGGATGGATa CATCCCTATGCCCCCTCACCGATTCTCTGATGGTGTGCCAACTGAAGAAGGGCATGTGCTCGCCCATCAACACGATCTTCTCCCCTCCGGGAGGGCCCGTGAAGGCCATCACCATCTGCGCCAACGCCACAGGAGCCGTGTTGGGACCCCAGTTCTTCATGAGTGTTG GTCTGTCTTTCCTAGCTGGGGCGCCCGAAAGTCTTGCTGACAAGGCATCTTCTGACCCGGCCACTGCCACAGCCATACGACGATGCGCCCTCAATACCACAGGCCTT CTGAATCCCGACCTGCTAACACTCAACCGAACGGCTGTGTCTAACTCCTTGAGCGACGCCTTCATCACTCCAGACCTAGGCGCAGCGGTAGCAGCTGCCGTTGCATCCTGTCCTGAACCTGTTGACTACAAGTTAACAGATTTCCTACACTGCCTGAAAGTTGCTTGCATGAACAACGTTGCAGTGACACCCTTCATGAACGAAGCCACCTCGCTTCTCACCGGAGCCGCCGCACCGGCAACATCCGCCGCAGCTATAGTAGCTGCCAAGACACCGCCAGCTCCAAAGAGTCCTCCCACAGGCATGACTTCTGGTGGTGTTGGAGCTTTCCCATACGCTGGAGCCGCCGGTGGTGCCTCTGGAGCCGGGGCCTTCCCTTACGCTGGGGCTTTTGGCGGTGCCTCTGGAGCCGGGGCCTTCCCTTTCGCTGGGGCTGCTGGCGGTGCCTCTGGAGCTGGAGCCTTCCCTTTTGCTGGGGCTGCTGGTGGTGCCTCTGGAGCTGGGGCCTTCCCTTACGCTGGAGCTTCTAGCGGTGGTGCCTCTGGTGCAGGCTCCTTTCCATTTGCTGGAGCTTCTGGTGGCGGTGCCTCTGGTGCAGGGGCTTTCCCTTACGCAGGAGCAGCTAGCGGCACGTCTGGGGCCGGCGCCTTCCCTTACGCTGGTGGTGCAGCCGGCACAGGTGGTGCTGGCGCGTTCACTGCGTCGTCTGGTGGGGCTTCTGTATCCAAAACAACTTAG